The proteins below come from a single Drosophila teissieri strain GT53w chromosome 3L, Prin_Dtei_1.1, whole genome shotgun sequence genomic window:
- the LOC122618120 gene encoding uncharacterized protein CG45076: MYAQGLRFLLAQLVLVLLLSDALGRLHKRNGYHYRPQQPPPIHQGGYFEPHLPAVEPPEPEKPQHSPKSYYSSSGGGSSVSSKGSGGYSIGSGLRSIAQGSADQAHSAVTNQHAAAKQAAYIAQNTLAQAASQAAATAQAALVGKQVVLQELEQQAAEAQRSLSRELEQLKAAKISARLAQQTAQAAHHHISVLTAAVNNAKSVAEQAEQTSTEVNNQLASQSQMVGQSKNRLEQVEEQLHQARVDYAATKESALKAANSAAAAQVNASKAAQHATIGLHESTNPSAHDHDGQELGGDEESYDEHLDTSGGEVGHTGGGEVLVEHVRAPY; this comes from the exons ATGTACGCCCAAGGATTACGTTTTCTTCTCGCCCAGCTTGTCTTGG TGCTCCTTCTGTCCGACGCCTTGGGACGCCTGCACAAGCGAAATGGCTATCACTACCGACCTCAGCAACCGCCACCAATCCATCAAGGTGGATATTTCGAGCCCCATCTCCCGGCAGTGGAGCCTCCTGAGCCAGAGAAGCCACAACATAGCCCCAAAAGCTACTACTCTTCATCGGGAGGTGGATCGTCAGTTTCCAGCAAGGGATCCGGTGGCTACAGCATTGGCAGCGGCCTACGTTCCATTGCCCAGGGATCGGCGGATCAGGCCCACAGTGCAGTGACCAACCAGCATGCAGCTGCCAAGCAGGCGGCCTATATAGCCCAGAATACCCTGGCCCAAGCAGCTTCCCAGGCGGCGGCCACTGCGCAAGCGGCTTTGGTGGGAAAGCAAGTTGTTCTCCaagagctggagcagcaggcaGCCGAGGCCCAGAGATCTCTGTCCCGCGAGCTAGAGCAACTGAAGGCGGCCAAGATATCCGCCAGATTGGCACAGCAAACGGCCCAAGCGGCACATCATCACATATCCGTGCTAACAGCAGCCGTAAATAATGCCAAATCCGTGGCTGAGCAGGCTGAACAAACCTCCACGGAGGTGAACAATCAACTGGCCTCACAATCCCAGATGGTGGGTCAGTCCAAGAACCGATTAGAACAGGTGGAGGAGCAGTTGCACCAGGCGCGTGTAGACTATGCGGCCACCAAGGAATCTGCCCTGAAGGCGGCCAATTCCGCAGCTGCGGCTCAGGTGAATGCATCCAAGGCGGCACAGCATGCCACGATCGGATTGCACGAGAGCACAAATCCCTCGGCCCACGACCACGATGGTCAGGAGTTAGGTGGGGATGAGGAGTCCTACGATGAGCACCTGGACACCAGTGGCGGAGAAGTGGGCCACACCGGCGGAGGAGAGGTTCTAGTCGAACACGTTCGAGCTCCCTATTAG
- the LOC122617254 gene encoding uncharacterized protein LOC122617254, which produces MAQKVIKYFGRTTDFRGNTLWELVSDLPNWGVGRLLIRNMFQRYPEPCYMRILKVQSVDEQPGEIRKVRVTVEKTWRGVTQPKPVEIYSTSYKADFELVPQDQEAKYLNNKKKVEPAVLPTKIDLPPLLRELVSEETGNPNPQMKVHFKVTDNKTARLAKDGEKSTVKFALGVGQPKPVSAKLYEGLL; this is translated from the coding sequence atggcacaaaagGTGATCAAGTATTTTGGCCGCACCACAGACTTTCGTGGCAACACGCTGTGGGAGCTGGTCTCCGACCTGCCCAACTGGGGAGTGGGCCGCCTGCTCATACGTAACATGTTCCAGCGATATCCGGAGCCCTGCTACATGCGGATTTTGAAGGTGCAGTCCGTGGACGAGCAGCCCGGCGAGATCCGCAAGGTGCGCGTTACAGTGGAAAAAACGTGGCGCGGCGTAACTCAGCCAAAGCCCGTTGAGATCTACAGCACCAGCTATAAGGCGGACTTCGAATTGGTGCCCCAGGATCAGGAAGCAAAGTACCTGAACAACAAGAAGAAGGTTGAACCGGCGGTTCTGCCCACCAAGATTGACCTTCCGCCTCTGCTCCGCGAACTGGTATCGGAGGAAACGGGCAACCCCAATCCCCAGATGAAGGTCCACTTCAAAGTTACCGACAACAAAACAGCCAGATTAGCCAAGGATGGTGAAAAGTCAACAGTTAAATTCGCTCTTGGTGTTGGGCAGCCAAAACCCGTAAGCGCCAAGCTT